aCACCATACATTTGTTTGCACATAAGTAGTGATGAAATCTTATATATTGGAGagattattattgttgttattattattatttcaaatgGAATGACCAAGAATATTTGGTAAATGCTTAGGGTTTGAAAGTTGATCATCAAATTGcctccaagaagaagaagctAGAAGAGTTTCCCAAGCAATGAAAGAATTGGCAGCATCTTCTGATCTTGCTGTGGCATCACATCCTATGTGTGTCACATGCTTCACATCTGTTGGAGATCCTATTTCCATTTCCATCTCCATTTCTTCCATCTCTTCTTTGTAcacttttttcaaaattaatttttcattacccaaaaagaaaaaaagaaaaaaaataataattagggATTTTTATTTATAACGTTCATTAGGGTTTTCTTTACTAGGGTAAATATAGGAGCTttattttggtaaaattttGTATTTACTTTCTCATCTTTTGGTTTTGTTGATTCATGTATGTTTTCTCTATGTAACTTTTCTCTACGTAACTTTTCTCTAACATTGGAAATGCATGTAATGGTTATAAAAGGGACTATAAAGTAAATGATCGTtgcaattttgtttttagatatTTGGCTTGTTTATTTAATTTGCATGTTTATTTTCAAAAAGAAGTCAACACGTAATTTATGGTATATTTGAGAATGATAGttaagataaaagaaaaagatttaagtacaattcaattttaatgAAACCCTTAAAAGTGATTTTTCATAGATTTATAAAtggttttcaaatttttacACTGTGTTTTGTATTTGAGAAATAATAAtggtaaaatatatatttataaatggttttcaaatttttatactATTTTTTCTTGTGCATGGTTGATATTTTTGTAAGTGAAATAATTCAAAACATATATACAGGttgttttattaataatttagtGTGATTACTGTCGATCACTTTAATAATTGGAATGattttagatttttaaaaatggattttagattttttaaaataatttttagttGATAATTAACGAGTGATTTTGACGAGAGAAAATATGATTTTGACCATTTTAAAACTATTCCAAGCACATCTTTGAACATGTTATTTTTTGATATATAATTGTTATTTATCAAATAaccctttttaatttttaatggaaaaaatcattgaaaataaaacaaaatatagaaaattatCAATATTAATCGGTGTCTGCTATGTGATAGATAGTAAAATTGTgctaattaattttgttattataaataaattgactcatttgaaaataactttaaataaaacctaccattttcaaaaataataatttcttcCTCGATGCCTTCCTTATTTTGTTTTGCACTTTTTAAGACAATTGAAATTTTTATCCAAATTTGGAAGGAAATACAAAATCTTGAATACTACccctttaattttaatttttaattaagatttcataatttttttttaaaaaaattagatttaaatAGGGGTTTTTTTCAGGAAttaataaaaggaagaaaatgctGTAAATAGGAAATgtttattttggaaaaacagAAGATCTCAAACAAAAATGTTATCACATGGATTCAACAGTTCTTAATCGGAATTAAAAAACAAAGCATAAgttttatataaaagaaaatatcaaagtttgggTGGGTTTTTCTGGaaggtaaattaaatatatgaacattagtaaaatagattaaaaacaaaattttggattttatttgataatagatattaatatacttctattattatttatacTGATAGAAGTATATAAGTGTTTATCAATATCTATCTtggatagaatatgaaattttgctattACGTTGTAAAACTGTAAAATTtactaattttaataatttttacgTATAGTAAGTgattataaacttaattttaaaaaataagaaaagacgAAAATCTAAATGCAGTTAAAAGGACATGCAGGCAAAAGTATTTGGATCAATTTCGTTTTACAATCAAAGATGATAAAAAAGAAGTTgttatttttggaaagaaaaataaaactcacCAAATAATTGAGAGATGTTCTTGAAACCTTTGTAAAGCCTATGAAAGCCAACTCCAATATTAGGCTTTGCAAGTGCTGTGAACCTTTGAGAATTCTTCAAGCTTTCCTCTAATGACCTTTCACAACCAATTTCTTCTTTCccatcttcatctttctcacCTTCTTccaataacaaaacaaaacaaaaatccATCTAAGTtcaaacaaaaatgaaaaaaccaTCCTAATTACTTCGGAAAAAATACGTATACATTTACAATAATTCTTAAAactttatcttttttctttcaattttgcCCCTCACTCTTTTATAATCAAACTATAAATCTAGGACAAAGTAATGTCGGGTTCGACGTTTCTacccttttttatttcttttttaatatataaagaTGACCAGATCAATTCATTGTAAATAAGAAATAGAATAGGAATAAGAAACCGAAACAAAACAACTCTAAAAACCTTTTACTTCTAAGAAAAATATCCTTTTAACTGCGAGTGTGATGGAGAGGACATGGATGgataacaaagaaagaaaagaaagagaaatagatAGGAGAAATACTTGATGTAGGAGAAGAGATGGGATGTGGTTTTGAAGTTGTTGAATTGTGTTGAATTCCCACAGCAACACTTGTTTCAGAGATACATCCCAcagagaaaggaagaagaaccAATCTCTCCATTTTACGTCtcatttttccttcttcttcttcttcttcttcttcttcttcttcttcttttttcacatTCAATgaggaaaaagagagagaaatgaaataaatggatttaattttttagagggacaaaaagaaatcaaaagcCATTTCGGGGAAGTGGGAATTGGTTTGTTATAATAATGGAATAATAATGTTTGGATGTTGGCAGTAGCTTTGATATAAAGCTACAATCATTTTTACGTATACAATCTCAATGGCTTTTTAGCTACAACTAAAGTGGTGTTTGGTacccaataaataaataagttattattattatttattattattattaatcgAGTCAAGTGTTTGTTAATTCTACTTGATAGATATGTTTTGACGTGAAAATTTATAAGAAAATCTAGCATTAGTAAGGTTTCTATTTCATACCTAAATAACAAACTCAATATCTctaataatttcattcttcccTATTGGGTTAGTTGGATGCCTATGGTTTAATAGATAGCTAGGTTAGTATATGTGTAGGCTTTTTACTcaatcaacattttaaaaagaaataaactcAAGAAGTTACTCCATACTAAATCAAATGTTTAGTATATATTCTTAATTAGACATGTAACTCATTTTTTATACCAACTGAATTTATTAACTTTTAGAAAGTTTcaattattaaacataaaattgaaattttacaTGCCTATATTACATCTATTATACATAAGAAATTGAATcttattactttttttaaagATAGATTTTAAAGTTAAATAGTAAATGTTAGGAACAAACTTCTAATTAACTATTAGACTCAAGATTGGTATGATGTTAAAGAATATTCACTTTTAGAATTTGTTATATGTGTTTAATATAGCCTAATTAAGAAATAATTGACTCATAAGCTAGAATTTATGTGACTTAAATTTAATAGAATTAAATCTATATATTTGATAATAGTGGGTTGGAAGTATTACGAATTAACTAGATTCAAACCCTTGCCGGAGATTATTCATTAATTGTTATGCAAAACACACATCcttcacacacacatatatataataatgatGAATCAACTAAATGATTATGACAAAGGTGGTAGGGCACTATTGTTATCCATTTATCTAAACTAATATAGTATTAGTTATTCGACTTTAGACACAAACACAACTATACCACAATTGATTAAAGCATTAAAaactttctatgtttaatttgaAAAGGGTTGTTTGAATGATAATTGAAACATCATGTGTTTGTAAGGGTTAGGAGGGAATAGTTTGATCCCTTGTGTCGTGTCATCTTCTTaagatataatattttatatattagttTCTTTCTTGTTTAGTGAAATTTGTCGAGGTGCAGATAACTTAGTCTAGAGActcacaaaaataaaaatagttcaTATTTAAATTACAAGATATAGATATTAATTTATATcaaaaagttcatagttaaaAATCAATAATCGGGTCTTTACTTGTAATCTCAACGCATATATGTTCTACTTCTCTCCTTGTGCATAGTCTCCCTTATAAGCATTTGAGTTCTTTCACTTACCTCTCTTATGAAACAAGTCACCAATTCTTTAAGAAACTCATTTCAAAATCTTGTACCTTAGGtgttccctttttctttttttaaggtTTAGGTTTCTCCTTTGAGCATTTTCCCCTTATCTCTCTTTACTTAATTTGGACTCTAGCTTTGGAAAGTAGTGCATCCCAAGCAATGGTTTGTTGAAAGAATCTAAACCCTTTGGAGAAGGAGATTTGCAAAATCCTTCTAAAAAATGATGCTAAACACGACCTTAATTCACTATCTTTGTCTTTATGTAGTTTTGAAAGTAGGTAATATTATTTAGTATTTGGTAAACGTAAAACTTTGTTAACATCACTTTGGTATAAGATTATTTCTTTGCTAAGCAAGGTCATTAAgtcttaattaattaactaattaaacCTCCACTTCCTAACTTGACAACTTTAGCTGCAAATCAAGCAATTAAGTCTTCTCATATTTTGGGActtctttaaacttttaaacAATAAATGATGACAAAGTATGGTCATACTCTCTTATGGATCTCCACAGGGCCCTCTCATCTCTTCCTTCTCCAAGCTGGGGGTTTCCATTGACAATCCCAAGTTTACAGATTAACTAAATTAAGcaaataatatatgtttgatggacaatcttaattttgtttttttaaactacttttgaattttgtcatctaataaccccattttttatttttaatttgtcaaggttttgaatttgaaattttgaaaatgaaaatttatattttaaagaaataattaaaaataaaaatgtttgaATCTGATGTGTAAACCTCATATCTacaactttatttatttttatttaatcatttagattaCCCTAATACCTACCAGGTTAGAATTCCTAGtgaaattctaaaaacaaaatctaatttttttttaaagaattgtTTTAAGCCATGATTGATAACCATTCAAATTTTAGTTTTCGAAAAATAAGTTTTAAACCCTACTTGTGTCCAAAGTTTTCTTGCCATCtaatctattttgttttttttgtttttttttaaactaaatcTATAGATACCCTTTCACCTCTATATTTCTTGCTTTCCTATCTTCTTTGTACCAATGCTTTTGATTAAAAACATGctaaatttttaaaactacgaaagggagttttttttttcttaagaaacattttttattttgttgaacttgaattttAACTCTTTTACTTAATAAATATGAAAACTGAAAACGTAGTAAGAAATTGAGAACAAATGTACCTAATTTTTAAATACCAAATAGTCATCTTAATAGGGTTTTGATTTCctatattttgtttttcatttttaaaaaagaaaaactaaacaTCTTTGTTTACTGATTTTggttttatgttatttttttaaaaaataaacctaaaaCCTTATATCTTATTTGGTAGCCGTTTCATTTTTagcttttaatttttaaaatattaagccTACTTTCTTTTACAATCGCAAAAATACTTTGAGTAGAAGAGTTAAATTATCAATCATATTTCGAAAATAAAAGAAGATTTTAAAACTGCTTTTTCCAGTTTTAGAAATTTGGCAAGAATGGACACTTGGCCATTTTATTTTGATGATAAATTTTGAGTTACCCGTTGCTTAACGGGTCCAAATTAAAGGACCAACAACAAGGTTTTGATTTGTTTAGTGATAGCGCCCAAGAGTTGCTTTGATCTTTCTCCTTTTAAATTCTTGGTCGTCCTGTTTTAATATGTTTAAGTGtcttatttacaaatattttgcTGGCTAAGAGGTAGAATGGAGCTAGAGAAAAACAATGCTAAACTGGATCATTCCGAAGATTGAATTGCATCAAGAGGTGAAAAATGACTATAATGCCTATGAGGAAGTGCAACAGAGAAGCGTAGCAGCTCCTGGTTGATGCAAAAAGTTGAGAGCTCAACTTGAAGGAAGTGTCGTAACACTTCGAGTCCAAGTACCCCATGTGTGTGTTGAAGCTTCGTGGCGCTGTGCATTGCGCAACACTGCACTTTGACAAAAATCACTAAGTGTCGCAATGTTCCTTGTAGGTGTCGTAGTGTTCTATCATTTTCGATAAATATGAGATTGTCGAGGTTGACTCATCTGATAGCTATTCATATACCCTTTCGTCTAAAGGAATCCAAATCGTCGCATCGAATTTTCTGGGGGAGGGGGGACACTACAAGTTAGA
The sequence above is drawn from the Cucumis melo cultivar AY chromosome 2, USDA_Cmelo_AY_1.0, whole genome shotgun sequence genome and encodes:
- the LOC103487233 gene encoding CRIB domain-containing protein RIC4 isoform X1, with the protein product MRRKMERLVLLPFSVGCISETSVAVGIQHNSTTSKPHPISSPTSSEKDEDGKEEIGCERSLEESLKNSQRFTALAKPNIGVGFHRLYKGFKNISQLFVYKEEMEEMEMEMEIGSPTDVKHVTHIGCDATARSEDAANSFIAWETLLASSSWRQFDDQLSNPKHLPNILGHSI
- the LOC103487233 gene encoding CRIB domain-containing protein RIC4 isoform X2; protein product: MRRKMERLVLLPFSVGCISETSVAVGIQHNSTTSKPHPISSPTSKGEKDEDGKEEIGCERSLEESLKNSQRFTALAKPNIGVGFHRLYKGFKNISQLFVYKEEMEEMEMEMEIGSPTDVKHVTHIGCDATARSEDAANSFIAWETLLASSSWRQFDDQLSNPKHLPNILGHSI